The following proteins are encoded in a genomic region of Saccharopolyspora antimicrobica:
- a CDS encoding TetR/AcrR family transcriptional regulator: MTAVELRRTDILHASAELFASKGVASTTVRQIAARVGVRSGALYHYFPSKNAIAREVVTDYLEQLKARYDEAAPRRLDPRSRLRAIVEVSLRTAEENPHATIVYQNELPNLRDDPGYQDAKQLADAAQQVWLETIDDGKRAGVFREDVPTKVFHRFIRDAVWLSIKWRHPEDAYTAEDLTRDCMKIFLDGFAT; the protein is encoded by the coding sequence ATGACCGCTGTCGAGCTCCGCCGGACCGACATCCTGCACGCCTCCGCCGAGCTGTTCGCCAGCAAGGGCGTCGCATCGACCACCGTGCGCCAGATCGCCGCCCGGGTCGGGGTGCGCTCCGGCGCGCTGTACCACTACTTCCCGTCGAAGAACGCGATCGCGCGCGAGGTCGTCACCGACTACCTGGAGCAGCTGAAGGCCCGCTACGACGAGGCCGCACCCCGCCGGCTCGACCCGCGATCGCGACTGCGTGCCATCGTGGAAGTGTCGCTGCGCACCGCGGAGGAGAACCCGCACGCCACCATCGTCTACCAGAACGAACTGCCCAACCTCCGCGATGATCCCGGCTACCAGGACGCCAAGCAGCTGGCCGACGCTGCCCAGCAGGTCTGGCTGGAAACGATCGACGACGGCAAGCGAGCCGGAGTCTTCCGCGAAGACGTCCCCACCAAGGTCTTCCACCGCTTCATCCGCGACGCGGTCTGGCTCTCCATCAAGTGGCGCCACCCGGAAGACGCCTACACCGCGGAAGACCTGACCAGAGACTGCATGAAGATCTTCCTCGACGGCTTCGCCACCTAG
- a CDS encoding VOC family protein: MTGRNESLDKCFSLADLHHVGVVVADIEQAAADVERIYGMPVAVFGETRFTCRIRGIEQTVVQRIGLTAGPPHLELLREVRGSEIWTPVPGVHHLGFVVDDLASAAGELEQAGAPVWMAGVRRGICPVGATYHRDPLGQVFELLDRALADSMAERIGHSGLTG, translated from the coding sequence GTGACGGGCCGGAACGAATCCCTGGACAAGTGCTTCTCGCTGGCCGATCTGCATCACGTCGGCGTCGTCGTCGCCGACATCGAGCAGGCCGCTGCCGACGTGGAGCGGATCTACGGCATGCCGGTCGCGGTGTTCGGCGAAACCCGGTTCACCTGCCGGATTCGGGGAATCGAGCAGACCGTGGTGCAGCGCATCGGGCTCACCGCGGGGCCGCCGCACCTGGAACTGCTCCGGGAGGTGCGCGGGTCCGAGATCTGGACACCTGTTCCGGGAGTCCACCACCTGGGATTCGTGGTCGACGACCTGGCGAGCGCGGCGGGTGAGTTGGAGCAGGCGGGTGCGCCGGTGTGGATGGCTGGAGTGCGGCGCGGGATCTGCCCGGTCGGCGCCACCTACCACCGCGATCCGCTGGGGCAGGTGTTCGAACTGCTGGACCGGGCGCTGGCCGACTCGATGGCCGAGCGGATCGGCCACAGTGGACTGACCGGCTGA
- a CDS encoding mycofactocin-coupled SDR family oxidoreductase has translation MKLAGKVAFITGAAQGQGRSHAVQLAAEGADIIALDICEQLDCVAYEMGDEAGLAETVRQVEAQGRRIHAAKADVRDLKAVEAVVAEGVRKLGRLDVVAANASICTVQPHEELTSEVWRTTLDVNLTGVWHTCAAAIPHLVAAGGGSIVITGSTGSVVGLPFYLPYVASKHALIGVCRSLALELADRNVRVNVVLPTGVDTAQGHSEVLPELLAGRPDLGPVFMNSLPVTRIESVDVSNVLSFLASDEARYITGIAMPVDAGSTIR, from the coding sequence ATGAAACTGGCGGGCAAGGTCGCATTCATCACGGGAGCTGCGCAGGGGCAGGGCCGGAGTCACGCCGTGCAGCTGGCCGCCGAGGGCGCCGACATCATCGCGCTCGACATCTGCGAACAGCTCGACTGCGTGGCCTACGAGATGGGCGACGAGGCCGGGCTCGCGGAGACGGTCCGGCAGGTCGAAGCCCAGGGACGCCGGATCCACGCGGCAAAAGCGGACGTTCGCGACCTGAAGGCCGTCGAAGCCGTGGTCGCCGAAGGCGTGCGGAAGCTCGGGAGGCTGGACGTCGTCGCCGCCAACGCCTCGATCTGCACCGTGCAACCGCACGAGGAGCTGACCAGCGAGGTCTGGCGGACGACGCTCGACGTCAACCTCACCGGCGTGTGGCACACCTGCGCCGCGGCGATTCCGCACCTGGTCGCCGCCGGTGGCGGCAGCATCGTCATCACCGGATCCACCGGTAGCGTCGTCGGCCTGCCGTTCTACCTGCCCTACGTGGCCAGCAAGCACGCGCTGATCGGGGTGTGCCGGTCGCTCGCGCTGGAACTGGCCGACCGCAACGTCCGCGTGAACGTCGTCCTGCCGACCGGCGTGGACACCGCGCAGGGGCACTCCGAGGTCCTGCCCGAACTGCTGGCCGGACGGCCGGACCTCGGGCCGGTGTTCATGAACAGCCTGCCGGTCACCCGCATCGAGTCGGTCGACGTCAGCAACGTCCTGTCGTTCCTCGCCTCCGACGAGGCCCGCTACATCACCGGCATCGCGATGCCCGTCGACGCCGGCTCCACCATCCGCTGA